The proteins below are encoded in one region of Limnochorda pilosa:
- the mfd gene encoding transcription-repair coupling factor, which translates to MAIPGLLHLFEVSRHIETLGTALDDASRPIWLPGLSEGEKCVVLAALWQRLRSLRKGASALWIASSAYQAERVYEQLSSLLPAGQVQIFPALDTLPDEEARPSAELTGRRMAALSRLAAGRPTLVVAPVDAAAGRMVPAEIFRSLPLPLRVGVQVPLEEVPVRLAAMGYQREARVEGPGAFAIRGDILDVFPGGADAPIRVELAGDEVESIRAFDPATQRSAVSLQEALVPPLTECPLPPDGREEPAERIRQAWEAQAARLEHLGRRQEAEAARRRGALHADRLARGEIFDGMAQYLAFFHPAPATLLDHLGHGLVVLDEPDHVKDRLNQWHLEIGEQLSQKLEAGRALPGEAGLFLEWPDLLAAARRHPLACLSSLNKRLVELEPSRSHRIEMRSPDLYHGRMDQLSSQIRRWAREGNRVLLVLATEDRARRAVDALREQDVPALFVPSVVDELKPGNAVATVGTLHAGLVYGDLKLVVLSDLEVIGQAKRRRRLGVVRRDEDGAHIDELPDLRPGDFVVHVNHGIGRYVGLETLAIGDVHKDYLVVEYAGNDRLYVPTDQLDLLQKYIGADGQAPRIYKLGGSEWARVKKRVKESVREMAEGLLKLYAEREAARGFHFSPDTVWQAEFEDAFPYEETLDQLRAIREVKRDMEHDRPMDRLLCGDVGFGKTEVAIRAAFKAVMDGKQVVVLVPTTILAQQHHRTFRERFERYPVGIATLSRFQTPGEQKAVLDGLRTGAIDVVIGTHRLLSRDVVFKDLGLVVVDEEQRFGVAQKERLKELRTSVDVLTLTATPIPRTLHMALAGVRDMSVIETPPEDRTPVRTYVVEYDPETVREAILRELARQGQVYFVYNHVQSIDRKAREIQELVPEARVAVAHGQMEENRLERVMLDFLEGEYDVLVCSTIIETGMDIANVNTLIVWDADRMGLAQLYQLRGRVGRSNRVAYAYFTYRPEKILSEDAEKRLQALREFTDLGSGFKIAMRDLEIRGAGNLLGPEQHGFIASVGFELYTRLLAESIRELRGTEAAQPPEPVLDLNVDAYVNEGYIGDSQQKVEVYKKVVGIRTLEEADELAAELTDRFGPPPEPVTNLLTVARVKVLARELGVSSVSAQGDRVHVRWHQGLRLPYEGLLPLTRKYRGRLALVPARTSQLTIRRYGMGDAELLGMLEGILADLRESWPVASGQ; encoded by the coding sequence TTGGCAATTCCCGGACTATTGCATCTATTCGAGGTCTCGCGACACATCGAGACGCTGGGGACGGCCCTGGACGATGCGTCGCGCCCGATCTGGCTTCCCGGCCTCTCGGAGGGAGAGAAGTGCGTCGTGCTGGCCGCGTTGTGGCAGCGCCTTCGGTCCCTCAGGAAGGGGGCGTCGGCCCTCTGGATCGCCTCCAGCGCCTACCAGGCAGAGCGCGTCTACGAGCAGCTCTCGAGCCTGCTGCCGGCAGGCCAGGTCCAGATCTTCCCAGCGCTGGACACCCTGCCGGACGAGGAAGCGCGCCCCAGCGCGGAGCTGACCGGGCGACGGATGGCCGCCCTGAGCCGCCTGGCTGCCGGGCGCCCCACCCTGGTGGTGGCGCCGGTGGACGCCGCCGCGGGACGGATGGTGCCCGCCGAGATCTTCCGCTCGCTGCCGTTGCCCCTACGGGTCGGGGTGCAGGTCCCCCTGGAGGAGGTACCCGTACGGCTGGCGGCCATGGGGTACCAGCGTGAGGCCAGGGTTGAGGGACCGGGCGCGTTCGCCATCCGTGGAGACATCCTCGACGTCTTTCCCGGCGGGGCAGACGCGCCCATCCGCGTGGAGCTGGCCGGGGACGAGGTCGAGTCGATCCGTGCGTTCGATCCTGCCACCCAGCGTTCGGCCGTCTCCCTGCAAGAGGCCCTGGTACCACCCCTGACAGAGTGCCCCCTTCCGCCGGACGGGCGGGAGGAGCCGGCGGAGCGTATCCGGCAAGCATGGGAGGCGCAAGCCGCCCGCCTGGAGCACCTGGGCCGCCGGCAGGAGGCGGAGGCGGCGCGACGCAGGGGGGCCCTTCACGCCGACCGCCTGGCCCGCGGGGAGATCTTCGACGGCATGGCCCAGTATTTGGCCTTCTTCCACCCCGCGCCGGCCACCCTTCTGGACCACCTGGGCCACGGTCTGGTGGTGCTCGACGAGCCGGACCACGTCAAGGACCGCCTGAACCAATGGCACCTGGAGATCGGCGAACAGCTAAGCCAGAAGCTCGAGGCCGGCCGGGCGCTTCCGGGGGAGGCGGGGCTCTTCCTGGAGTGGCCGGACCTCCTCGCCGCGGCCAGAAGGCACCCGCTCGCCTGCCTCTCCAGCCTGAACAAGCGGCTGGTGGAGCTGGAGCCCAGCCGCTCCCACCGCATCGAGATGCGCAGCCCCGACCTCTACCACGGGCGGATGGACCAGCTCTCCAGCCAGATCCGGCGCTGGGCGCGGGAGGGGAACCGGGTCCTTCTGGTGTTGGCCACGGAGGACCGGGCCCGCCGGGCGGTGGACGCGCTGCGTGAGCAGGACGTTCCGGCGCTCTTCGTCCCCTCGGTGGTCGACGAGCTGAAGCCGGGCAACGCGGTGGCGACCGTCGGAACCTTACACGCCGGCCTCGTCTACGGTGATCTGAAGCTCGTGGTGCTGAGCGACCTGGAGGTCATCGGCCAAGCCAAGCGACGCCGCCGTCTGGGCGTCGTCCGCCGGGACGAGGACGGGGCACACATCGACGAGCTGCCGGACCTGCGGCCGGGCGATTTCGTGGTCCACGTCAACCACGGGATCGGCCGGTACGTGGGGCTGGAGACGCTGGCCATCGGGGACGTCCACAAGGACTACCTGGTGGTGGAGTACGCCGGCAACGACCGGCTCTACGTCCCCACCGACCAGCTCGACCTGCTGCAGAAGTACATCGGTGCCGACGGGCAGGCTCCGCGCATCTACAAGCTGGGCGGCAGCGAGTGGGCCCGGGTGAAGAAGCGGGTGAAGGAGTCCGTCCGGGAGATGGCCGAAGGCCTCCTCAAGCTCTACGCGGAGCGGGAGGCGGCCAGGGGCTTCCACTTCAGCCCCGACACCGTCTGGCAAGCCGAGTTCGAGGACGCTTTCCCCTACGAGGAGACCCTCGACCAGCTCCGGGCGATCCGCGAGGTCAAGCGCGACATGGAGCACGATCGCCCCATGGACCGTCTCCTCTGCGGCGACGTGGGCTTCGGCAAGACCGAAGTGGCCATCCGGGCGGCCTTCAAGGCCGTCATGGACGGGAAGCAGGTGGTGGTGCTCGTGCCCACCACCATCCTGGCCCAGCAACACCACCGCACCTTCCGCGAGCGCTTCGAGCGGTATCCCGTCGGCATCGCCACGCTCTCCCGCTTTCAGACGCCGGGGGAGCAGAAGGCCGTCCTCGACGGCCTCCGCACCGGTGCCATCGACGTCGTCATCGGAACGCATCGTCTCCTCTCGAGGGACGTGGTCTTCAAGGACCTGGGCCTGGTGGTGGTGGACGAGGAGCAGCGGTTCGGCGTGGCGCAGAAGGAACGGCTGAAGGAGCTGCGCACGTCCGTGGACGTGCTGACCCTCACGGCCACCCCCATCCCGCGGACCCTGCACATGGCGCTGGCGGGGGTGCGGGACATGAGCGTCATCGAGACCCCTCCCGAGGATCGCACACCGGTACGGACCTACGTGGTCGAGTACGACCCCGAGACGGTCCGTGAGGCGATCCTGCGCGAGCTGGCCCGGCAGGGACAGGTGTACTTCGTCTACAACCACGTCCAGTCCATCGACCGCAAGGCGCGCGAGATCCAGGAGCTCGTGCCCGAGGCCCGCGTCGCGGTCGCCCACGGCCAGATGGAGGAGAATCGCCTGGAGCGGGTCATGCTCGACTTCCTCGAGGGGGAGTACGACGTACTCGTCTGCTCCACCATCATCGAGACGGGCATGGACATAGCCAACGTGAACACGCTGATCGTCTGGGACGCGGACCGCATGGGCCTGGCGCAGCTCTACCAGCTTCGGGGCCGGGTGGGGCGGAGCAACCGGGTCGCCTACGCGTATTTTACCTACCGCCCGGAGAAGATACTGTCCGAGGACGCCGAGAAGCGCCTTCAGGCCCTGAGGGAGTTCACCGACCTGGGCTCCGGCTTCAAGATCGCGATGCGCGACCTGGAGATCCGGGGCGCGGGCAACCTCCTGGGTCCTGAGCAGCATGGCTTCATCGCCTCGGTGGGTTTCGAGCTCTACACCCGGCTCTTGGCCGAGTCGATCCGGGAGCTTCGGGGGACGGAGGCAGCCCAGCCGCCCGAACCGGTGCTGGACCTCAACGTCGACGCGTACGTCAATGAAGGCTACATTGGCGACTCGCAGCAGAAGGTCGAGGTCTACAAGAAGGTGGTCGGGATCCGCACCCTCGAGGAAGCGGACGAGCTGGCGGCGGAGCTGACGGATCGGTTCGGCCCACCGCCTGAGCCGGTGACGAATCTCCTCACCGTGGCCCGTGTCAAGGTGCTGGCCAGGGAGCTGGGGGTCAGCTCGGTCAGCGCCCAGGGCGACCGGGTGCACGTGCGGTGGCACCAGGGTTTGCGGCTTCCCTACGAGGGTCTTCTGCCGCTCACGCGCAAGTACCGGGGACGGCTGGCCCTCGTCCCTGCGCGAACCAGCCAGCTCACCATCCGGCGTTACGGCATGGGAGACGCCGAGCTCCTGGGGATGCTGGAGGGGATCCTGGCGGACCTGCGGGAGAGCTGGCCCGTCGCCAGCGGCCAATGA
- the pth gene encoding aminoacyl-tRNA hydrolase gives MRMVVGLGNPGSRYHRTRHNVGFEVVERLASRLGARAWRDARLASTLTADLEGEELLLVRPLTFMNESGRAVARHRPQQLPLERLMLVADDVHLPLGTLRMRAGGSAGGHNGLRSVEAHLGSQAYPRLRVGVGDPGDPGRMVDHVLGRFTAVEWRTLEAALERAVDAILCWARDGIGPAMSRYNGPVEVAKEAPEGA, from the coding sequence ATGCGGATGGTCGTCGGGCTGGGCAATCCGGGCAGCCGCTACCACCGCACCCGGCACAACGTGGGCTTTGAGGTGGTCGAGCGGCTGGCGTCGCGGCTGGGCGCGCGGGCCTGGAGAGACGCCCGCCTGGCTAGCACCCTGACGGCGGACCTGGAGGGCGAGGAGCTGCTCCTGGTCCGTCCCCTCACCTTCATGAACGAGAGCGGCAGGGCGGTGGCCCGCCACAGGCCTCAGCAGCTCCCGCTGGAGCGGCTCATGCTGGTCGCCGACGACGTCCACCTACCCCTGGGGACGTTGCGGATGCGTGCCGGCGGCTCGGCCGGGGGGCACAACGGCCTGAGGTCGGTGGAAGCCCACCTGGGCAGCCAGGCGTACCCTCGCTTGCGGGTGGGAGTGGGCGACCCGGGCGATCCAGGGCGGATGGTGGACCACGTGCTGGGACGCTTCACCGCGGTCGAGTGGCGCACGCTGGAGGCGGCGCTGGAGCGGGCGGTGGATGCCATTCTCTGCTGGGCGCGGGATGGGATTGGACCGGCCATGTCGCGGTACAATGGTCCGGTGGAAGTGGCCAAGGAGGCGCCCGAAGGGGCGTGA
- a CDS encoding 50S ribosomal protein L25: MAVFTLTAVPRDPGKGASRRLRAAGQVPAVLYGPGIESEALAVDQQLLAKVYEKAGSAHLVEVEIQGRPDRHTVLIKDLSRHPVRGSFEHADLYRVPMDRPVVSRVPVRFEGRDRRPNDGGIISEIVHAVEVKSLPQRIPEAVLADLSGLTLGQSLHVRDLQVPEGVVILDSPDEVVVSVLEPSKPAAEAAEAEAEERAAKPEPGEQPEA; encoded by the coding sequence GTGGCTGTGTTCACCCTGACCGCCGTCCCCCGCGACCCGGGCAAGGGCGCGAGCCGGCGCTTGCGCGCCGCCGGGCAGGTGCCGGCCGTCCTCTACGGACCGGGCATCGAGAGCGAGGCTCTGGCCGTCGATCAGCAGCTTCTGGCCAAGGTGTACGAGAAAGCGGGTTCCGCACACCTGGTGGAGGTAGAGATCCAAGGTCGCCCGGACCGGCATACGGTCCTCATCAAGGACCTGAGCCGGCATCCCGTGCGGGGCTCCTTCGAGCACGCGGACTTGTACCGGGTTCCCATGGACCGCCCGGTGGTCTCCCGGGTGCCCGTTCGGTTCGAAGGCCGCGACCGGCGGCCCAACGATGGAGGCATCATCAGCGAGATCGTGCATGCCGTCGAGGTGAAGTCCCTCCCGCAGCGCATTCCGGAAGCCGTCCTTGCCGACCTCTCGGGCTTGACCCTCGGACAGAGCCTGCACGTGCGCGACCTCCAGGTGCCGGAAGGCGTGGTCATCCTGGATTCGCCTGACGAGGTGGTCGTCTCGGTGCTCGAACCCAGCAAGCCGGCCGCCGAGGCTGCCGAAGCCGAGGCTGAGGAGCGCGCGGCGAAGCCCGAGCCTGGCGAGCAGCCCGAGGCGTAG
- a CDS encoding ribose-phosphate diphosphokinase: MNYEYRKKIRLFTGTANPKLANDIARYLELPMGKAEVGRFQDGEINVRIGETVRGAECFVIQPTCAPADTNLMEILIMIDALKRASAKSITAVIPYYGYARQDRKLAPHDPIVAKLVADLITTAGADRILTMDLHAGQIQGFFDGPVDNLKALPILTRYFLDKNLGEMVVVSPDVGGVARARELSERLHAPLAIMDKRRPSPNVAEIMHVIGEVGGGVAILMDDIIDTGGTIIKAAEALLAEGAREVYACATHPVFSGDAYQRLERSVLKEIVVTDSIPLPPERANGKVRVLTVAPLFAQAIRHIFEEISVSQLFEV, from the coding sequence ATGAACTACGAGTACCGCAAGAAGATCCGTCTCTTCACGGGAACAGCCAACCCGAAGCTCGCCAACGACATCGCGAGGTACCTGGAGCTTCCCATGGGCAAGGCGGAGGTGGGACGCTTCCAGGACGGCGAGATCAACGTCCGCATCGGGGAGACGGTTCGGGGCGCCGAGTGCTTCGTCATCCAGCCCACCTGCGCGCCGGCGGATACCAACCTGATGGAGATCCTGATCATGATCGACGCGCTCAAGCGCGCTTCGGCCAAGTCCATCACGGCCGTCATCCCCTACTACGGGTACGCCCGTCAGGACCGGAAGCTCGCGCCCCACGACCCGATCGTGGCCAAGCTCGTGGCCGACCTGATCACCACCGCCGGTGCCGACCGCATCCTCACCATGGACCTGCACGCGGGCCAGATCCAGGGTTTCTTCGACGGTCCCGTGGACAACCTCAAGGCGCTGCCCATCCTGACTCGCTACTTCCTGGACAAGAACCTGGGGGAGATGGTGGTGGTCTCGCCCGACGTGGGCGGCGTCGCCCGGGCCCGGGAACTCTCGGAGAGACTGCACGCGCCCCTGGCCATCATGGACAAGCGCCGGCCCAGCCCCAACGTCGCCGAGATCATGCACGTCATCGGCGAGGTGGGGGGCGGCGTCGCCATCCTGATGGACGACATCATCGACACGGGTGGTACCATCATCAAGGCCGCGGAGGCCCTGCTGGCCGAAGGGGCCCGGGAGGTCTACGCCTGCGCCACCCATCCTGTCTTCTCGGGGGACGCCTATCAGCGCTTGGAGCGCTCGGTCTTGAAGGAGATCGTGGTGACCGACAGCATCCCTCTCCCGCCCGAGCGGGCCAACGGTAAGGTGCGGGTGCTCACCGTGGCGCCGCTGTTCGCCCAGGCAATCCGGCACATCTTCGAGGAGATCTCCGTGAGCCAGCTCTTCGAAGTCTGA
- the glmU gene encoding bifunctional UDP-N-acetylglucosamine diphosphorylase/glucosamine-1-phosphate N-acetyltransferase GlmU, producing MEEAWAVVLAAGLGTRMRSERAKVLHPVGGQPMLQKVQAVLRDAGFHRQVVVVGHQAEEVARVAGEVPGVILRVARQAEPLGTAHAVLQAMAALDGVVSGTVLVAYGDTPLLRAGTVRRLHEAHRPGETLCTLLTAEAADPTGYGRIVRDPAGGRFVRVVEEKDADPETRRVREINAGLYLFDLAALRRVLPEVEAANRQGEYYLPDAVARLAREGGVETVRLEDAEEIQGINDRVQLARAEKVLRRRILEHWMVQGVTVIDPDTTFVDEEVELGQDTVLLPFTFLEGRTRVGARCRLGPNARLVDSRLGDDVEVQMSVLLEADVGEACRIGPFAYLRPGARLAARVKVGDFVEVKNSTIGAGTKVPHLSYVGDATLGAGVNVGAGTITCNYDGRQKHRTVVGDDAFIGSNSSLVAPVTVGEGAYVAAGSVITRRVPAEALAIGRGRQRNVERWAGRRRSNDGERGAGER from the coding sequence ATGGAAGAGGCCTGGGCGGTCGTCCTGGCGGCAGGTCTGGGCACGCGCATGCGCTCAGAGCGAGCGAAGGTCCTGCACCCCGTCGGAGGGCAGCCCATGCTACAGAAGGTTCAGGCGGTCCTCCGGGACGCGGGGTTCCATCGCCAGGTGGTGGTGGTGGGTCACCAGGCCGAAGAGGTGGCCCGGGTAGCGGGGGAGGTTCCCGGGGTCATCCTGCGGGTTGCGCGGCAGGCCGAGCCCCTGGGTACCGCCCACGCGGTCCTTCAGGCGATGGCGGCCCTGGACGGAGTGGTATCGGGCACCGTGCTGGTGGCCTACGGGGATACCCCGCTCCTTCGCGCCGGCACCGTTCGGCGCCTGCACGAGGCCCACAGGCCGGGGGAGACGCTCTGCACCCTGCTTACGGCCGAAGCAGCCGACCCCACGGGCTACGGTCGCATCGTTCGGGACCCTGCCGGCGGGCGGTTCGTGCGCGTCGTGGAGGAGAAGGACGCCGACCCCGAAACCCGGCGCGTGCGCGAGATCAACGCCGGCCTCTACCTCTTCGATCTGGCCGCCTTGCGCCGGGTGCTTCCCGAGGTGGAGGCCGCCAACCGGCAGGGAGAGTACTACCTGCCCGACGCGGTGGCCAGGCTGGCCCGCGAGGGCGGCGTGGAGACCGTCCGCCTCGAGGACGCTGAGGAGATCCAAGGCATCAACGATCGGGTCCAGCTCGCTCGGGCCGAGAAAGTCCTGCGGCGCCGCATCCTGGAACACTGGATGGTTCAGGGCGTCACCGTGATCGACCCCGACACCACCTTCGTAGACGAGGAGGTGGAGCTCGGGCAGGACACGGTGCTGCTCCCCTTCACCTTCCTGGAAGGGCGCACCCGCGTGGGGGCGCGGTGTCGGCTGGGGCCCAACGCCCGACTCGTGGACAGCCGGTTGGGCGACGACGTCGAGGTGCAGATGAGCGTCCTCCTGGAGGCGGACGTGGGAGAGGCCTGCCGCATCGGTCCTTTCGCCTACCTGCGTCCGGGGGCCCGGCTCGCGGCGCGGGTCAAGGTGGGGGACTTCGTCGAGGTGAAGAACAGCACGATCGGAGCGGGCACCAAGGTGCCGCACCTGAGCTACGTGGGCGACGCGACCCTGGGCGCGGGCGTCAACGTCGGCGCGGGCACCATCACCTGCAACTACGACGGCCGGCAGAAGCACCGGACCGTCGTCGGGGACGATGCCTTCATCGGCAGCAACTCGAGCCTGGTCGCCCCGGTGACCGTAGGCGAGGGCGCCTACGTGGCCGCGGGGTCGGTCATCACCCGCCGGGTCCCGGCCGAGGCCCTGGCCATCGGCCGCGGGCGCCAGCGGAACGTGGAACGCTGGGCGGGGCGCAGGCGGTCGAACGACGGGGAGAGGGGGGCAGGCGAGCGATGA
- a CDS encoding manganese efflux pump produces MNAWEVLSLVVALSLDGFFVGLSFGARRIQVPGRSLLTLAACSAVGLGASMAAARLVTGLTFVSGRALSGWVLLAVGLWRLLQGWGEAHAGQKGPLLSFSLPQVGLVIQVLVDPARADRDLSGRIEPAEALILGVALSLDAVGVGLAMAGLPVTPLLPAWVGLGLYTLTRTGMELATRLGARWSRGRQRLLPGLILVILGLAQIGRVGP; encoded by the coding sequence ATGAACGCATGGGAAGTCCTCTCGCTGGTGGTGGCCCTGAGCCTGGACGGCTTCTTCGTGGGTCTCTCCTTCGGGGCGCGGCGCATCCAGGTACCCGGGCGCTCGCTGTTGACCCTGGCCGCCTGCAGCGCGGTGGGGCTCGGTGCCTCCATGGCAGCCGCCCGGCTGGTGACCGGTCTCACCTTCGTCTCGGGCCGTGCACTCTCAGGCTGGGTGCTCCTCGCGGTGGGCCTCTGGAGGCTGCTCCAGGGGTGGGGGGAGGCCCACGCCGGCCAGAAAGGCCCGCTCCTCTCCTTTTCTCTCCCGCAGGTGGGTCTGGTGATCCAGGTGCTGGTGGACCCAGCCCGGGCGGATCGAGACCTTTCCGGCCGCATCGAACCGGCCGAGGCCCTGATCCTGGGCGTCGCGCTCTCCCTGGATGCCGTCGGGGTGGGACTGGCCATGGCCGGGTTGCCGGTAACGCCGCTGCTGCCGGCATGGGTGGGCCTCGGCCTCTACACCCTCACCCGGACGGGCATGGAGCTCGCGACCCGCCTGGGGGCACGGTGGTCCCGCGGTAGGCAACGGTTGCTACCGGGGCTGATCCTGGTCATCCTGGGGCTGGCCCAGATCGGAAGGGTGGGCCCGTGA
- the purR gene encoding pur operon repressor, whose product MRRSQRVVALTRRLIEEPGRWWNLDDLATEFGAAKSSLSEDVALVREVLAAEGAGVVESRVGAGGGIRFLPLMTAGEATELANELCRRLTDPRRILAGGFLYLGDLVADPVLLERIGRLFATLFRDRGPEAVMTVEARGIPIALMTARALRVPLVMVRRSARLSEGPVVTMNYLSSSGARVETMTLAKKALEGVHRLLIVDDFMRNGGSARGLVDLAREFEVEPVGVGVLIETAEPAEKRLKEYVAVALIEQVDVDERRVRVRMSPRLPGCPPAAAAGTSRLA is encoded by the coding sequence ATGCGGCGAAGCCAGAGGGTTGTGGCCCTCACCCGCCGCCTCATCGAGGAACCCGGGCGCTGGTGGAACCTGGACGATCTCGCCACGGAGTTCGGGGCGGCCAAGTCGTCCCTCAGCGAGGACGTGGCCCTGGTTCGCGAGGTCCTGGCGGCGGAGGGGGCCGGCGTGGTCGAGAGCCGGGTGGGCGCCGGCGGCGGGATACGCTTCCTGCCGCTCATGACCGCAGGCGAGGCGACGGAGCTGGCCAACGAGCTCTGCCGGCGCCTGACCGATCCGCGTCGCATCCTCGCCGGGGGGTTCCTCTACCTGGGCGACCTGGTGGCCGACCCCGTTCTCCTGGAACGCATCGGCCGCCTCTTCGCCACCCTCTTCCGCGACCGGGGCCCCGAGGCCGTGATGACCGTCGAGGCCCGCGGCATCCCCATCGCCCTCATGACCGCCCGGGCCCTGCGGGTCCCCCTGGTGATGGTGCGCCGCTCGGCCAGGCTCTCGGAGGGTCCTGTGGTCACCATGAACTACCTGTCGAGCTCAGGGGCGCGGGTGGAGACCATGACCCTGGCCAAGAAGGCCCTGGAGGGGGTTCACCGGCTCCTGATCGTGGACGACTTCATGCGCAACGGCGGAAGCGCCCGCGGGCTGGTGGACTTGGCGCGCGAGTTCGAGGTGGAGCCCGTCGGCGTGGGGGTCCTCATCGAGACGGCGGAGCCGGCCGAGAAGCGACTGAAGGAGTACGTGGCGGTGGCCCTCATCGAGCAGGTGGACGTGGACGAACGGCGGGTACGGGTGCGGATGAGCCCCCGTCTGCCCGGCTGCCCTCCGGCCGCGGCGGCAGGGACCAGCCGGCTGGCCTGA
- a CDS encoding NTP transferase domain-containing protein translates to MDAVVLAGAPNTGRLREVSPAPYEALIEIAGRPMVTYVLDALQGSGQVGRLVVVGPQELDPVVALYRRAERIAPGPDVMANVRAGIEHLGSMNRTDPILVSTSDIPLLTPEAVDDFLTRCRQMGELDVYYPVVLRERSEAAYPGVERTYMRLKDGVVTGGNLFLLRGDVIDRCGTFLEEAVTLRKNPLRMSRLLGPRVIVKLAVNRLSTDDVARRIYDMLGLKGRAVFTPYAEIGVDVDKPSDLELARTALAAGPVSTGRS, encoded by the coding sequence GTGGACGCGGTGGTTCTGGCGGGCGCCCCCAACACGGGGCGACTGCGCGAGGTCAGCCCGGCGCCTTACGAGGCCCTGATCGAGATCGCTGGGCGGCCCATGGTGACCTACGTTCTGGACGCCCTGCAGGGGAGCGGGCAGGTGGGCCGTCTGGTGGTGGTGGGGCCCCAGGAGCTCGACCCCGTTGTCGCTCTCTACCGTCGGGCGGAGCGGATCGCTCCGGGACCTGACGTGATGGCCAACGTGCGGGCGGGCATCGAGCACCTGGGGAGCATGAACCGGACGGATCCCATCCTGGTCTCCACCTCTGACATCCCCTTGCTGACCCCGGAAGCCGTGGACGATTTCCTCACCCGCTGCCGGCAGATGGGCGAGCTGGACGTCTACTACCCCGTGGTGCTGCGCGAGCGGAGCGAGGCCGCCTACCCGGGGGTGGAGCGCACCTACATGCGGCTGAAGGACGGGGTGGTGACGGGCGGCAACCTCTTCCTGCTCCGGGGCGACGTCATCGACCGGTGCGGCACCTTCCTGGAGGAGGCGGTGACCCTCCGCAAGAACCCGCTGCGCATGAGCCGTCTCCTGGGCCCGCGCGTGATCGTGAAGCTGGCGGTGAACCGTCTGTCGACGGACGATGTGGCCAGGAGGATCTACGACATGCTCGGCCTGAAGGGCCGGGCGGTCTTTACCCCCTACGCCGAGATCGGTGTGGACGTCGACAAACCCAGCGACCTGGAGCTGGCGCGAACCGCCCTCGCGGCCGGGCCGGTCTCCACGGGGCGTTCCTAG
- a CDS encoding GntR family transcriptional regulator, producing the protein MNRTTRRLSPIKLDQYKPLRELVFERLRAAIIAGELHPGERLMEIQLAEDLGVSRTPVREAIRKLELEGFVVMIPRKGAYVADISLKDVADVFEIRGALEALAAELAAERATDEELDELERALIAIGEVIGGEDMDELVSRDTYFHELIYRASRNARLGQMTSLLSEQIQRFRTRTLAHPTRARTSLKEHYALVEAMRARDPELARRTAKAHIESAEQALMLLISQEEETARRHRGGLG; encoded by the coding sequence GTGAACCGTACGACCCGGAGGCTCTCTCCCATCAAGTTGGACCAGTACAAGCCCCTGCGCGAGCTCGTCTTCGAGCGGCTGCGAGCAGCGATCATCGCCGGTGAGCTCCATCCGGGCGAGCGCCTGATGGAGATCCAGCTCGCGGAGGATCTGGGCGTCAGCCGCACACCGGTCCGGGAGGCCATCCGGAAGCTGGAGCTCGAGGGCTTCGTGGTGATGATCCCCCGCAAGGGTGCGTACGTGGCCGACATCTCCCTCAAGGACGTGGCCGACGTCTTCGAGATCCGCGGGGCGCTGGAGGCGCTGGCCGCCGAACTGGCCGCGGAGCGGGCCACCGACGAGGAGCTCGACGAGCTGGAGCGCGCCCTGATCGCCATCGGCGAGGTCATCGGCGGCGAGGACATGGACGAGCTGGTCTCGCGCGACACCTACTTCCACGAGCTGATCTACCGGGCGAGCCGGAACGCGCGCCTCGGCCAGATGACCAGCCTCCTGAGCGAGCAGATCCAGCGCTTCCGCACCCGTACCCTGGCCCATCCGACTCGAGCTCGCACCTCCCTCAAGGAGCATTACGCCCTGGTGGAGGCGATGCGCGCCCGCGACCCGGAGCTCGCCCGCCGTACGGCCAAGGCCCACATCGAGAGCGCGGAGCAGGCGCTGATGCTGCTCATCTCGCAGGAGGAAGAGACGGCCAGGCGGCACCGCGGCGGGCTCGGCTAG